The genomic interval tttttttttaaaactcttctttctccctaaaaaaaatttaaaataacccCTTAAAATcgccaaatatatatacacacacacatatatacatatataaccaatattttttaaaaaattaatttttctaagagCCAAATAATATCTTTGGAgaaatcataatatatttttctccaTCCTACCCTGAGTCTCCTTTAACCTTTTCCTTGTTTTCATCTTGGGCGCTTTCTCTTTTCATAATATTATGGGTTTTTTCTCCATCCTACCCTGatctcatgatatatatatataggttcaAAGAGGAATATCgaatatactatttttttcaattgaagaaaaaaaaaaaaactactattcGTAATTTATTATATAGGATCTTCTACGTACTTTCATAGGTATTTGTCCTTGTACATCTAAGTCGATCATCATGAAcatgcaaaaaatatttaatttatctctttaattaattacgtTTACAATatgttttttgtattatatatatatatatataaatatgcaacTTGATCATtccatatattaatatttgtgataGATGGGAGCtctgcatgtatatatatatgatcatgcatGCTAATATTGTTAATGTGTATCCTCTCAGAAAGCCATGATCATTAATGTATGACGACTCTATTAATATTAGAGCTCGATCCATGCCGCTAGCTAtctgaatttctttttcttcaatcaGAAAGAAACTAATTGCTTTAATTAAACCTATCTGTGAATATATAcctaaaatgaataaagaaattgaatattatatatcatgtctTTAGCACCTACCTACCCAGACACGCGTACCATCTTCCCTTGTATGCACGCATGATGGACACGGCCGAATCGAGAACAAACACAACGTATAACACCAAACTGTTTAATTGATTCCGTGCATAACCTCATCATCtccattaataattaattaataaatatagataaaagttaCTATTAAGAGCATCcattttacacacatgatgtgacatcatctagaccacacatctctccaagtAAGTATTGAAAACAATCTACTAGAAGCAGTCACGAAGTGAATGCAAAATATACACTGCTATAATGACTTCATTACTCATAATTAATTCCCTTTCAACTATTCACTTGCTCTGAAAACTTTCTATTCATACTTTCGAGTTTTATCTGCATATTATCGATACTTCGCACAGATTCCTTAGTTCCTATCTTTTATCATGTATACATGCACACTGCATGGCCTGGGACCGGTTCTGATTCTGTTGTATGCATGTGGTCTATTTGATATTCTTTAGAATTATTCTTACCAGTTGCGCATTCATATATAAGATGGTCAGTTGATGTCAATATACTAACTTTTTTGACATGACTTctcaaatttttctaaaattaaatgatCAAATTGATCATCATGAATATGGTCAGTTGATGTAGTATTATTATGGGAGTAAAGCCCCTAATTGCATCATGCATAGTGTCATgcatagtgtgtgtgtgtgtgtgtgtgagagagagagagagaggaaataccTGAATTTCAGAGTGCAGCACACCGTGAAGTGCCATAACCTCGTAAGCACAATATCGTAAAACTGCTCCAACTTTAACGTACTCTGACCAAGGATAGAAGAAGTGTCGGAACCTCCCATGTGGTGGCTCCCATTTGGCGGAACTAGCCTTGTGATCGGAacatgcaataataatattaacgatcaatagtactatatatagtatatatatatttttatcagaaagaatatgaTCGGAACATGCATGCAGCTACGACGTGCGCAcgtaaaaattaatttgaaattatagaTCAAGATATTAtatcctatcaaaaaaaaaaacaagatcatattatataatataccaaGGACTCTAGTTTTGAGGAGGAGTTCAAGATGCTTCGGCATTTCTTATAAGCAGGCTCGTCCGAAAACTCATCCATGACAGTCTTTGAGAATTCTGGATGCTCTAATCCTTCGTCttccaaatatttcttcacacaTTCTATACATACAAGATCAGATAGATAACTTTTACATAGAGTACTCAAAATATTGACTAAATGACCGAATCAGTACCGCTAATTCCTAGCTATACATCAGTTTAGTCATTGTATTTTTTGAGAGTTCTAAAATTagatttacgtaccttgaagaGAGTCCGCCACTGCATTGAAACTGTTAACTAGCTCCTTGTGTAACTGCTCTCCAGCCCAAATTGGAAAAACAAGAACGTTGACCAGGACAGCCACAAACGCTCCAATGGCTATTGAGTACAGCCGATCCATGGCAGTCCTAATAGGGTTTCCCATCCGGTAACCAGAGACGATGATCAAGCAAAAGGTGAAAAGTATGACCCTGAACCCATATTCATATGGCACAAGTGATGGCCATAATTTCATGAACGATGTGACAGTCCCTGCATGCATGcgtgaaagtttttttttttaaaattattttataaaatatttatcaagaaatcaattgattaattttcattaaatttgagaatttagAGATGATATATAATACCAATCAGAAAAATGCTAGTTCCAATTATGAAAGGCTCAGTAACCCGGCCGGTGCATAGAGCTAACTGAGCCACAGCGATGGCCAAGATTCCAGCAAGCAAGCTTCCAAGTGCTCGGTTGAATCCTCTATTAAATGTTGCACCTTATTAAGCAATTTACAACCATGCATTAATAAGTAACATTAATGGAAGATTAAATATTGGTTAGAATGACCGTTTATTAtgtatcattaatatatataatatctgaaaTATAAATACACGATATAaactatttataagttttattaattataaataattaaccctagcatatatgttttttaattacatGCATGGGCATGCATGTATACATACCGACTGTATATTCGAACATGATAGCAACGGTGAGGATGGACCAGATGATGTTGGTACCAAATGCTTCATAAGGTGCTTGGAGCAGTATAAGCAAAGACACAAGAAGAACAGATAGGCCCACTTTAAGTGAGAATAATACCCTGTTGACGTCTTCTTTGCAAAATTCCCATACATTC from Juglans regia cultivar Chandler chromosome 2, Walnut 2.0, whole genome shotgun sequence carries:
- the LOC108982823 gene encoding aluminum-activated malate transporter 9-like; the encoded protein is MNGKKGSIEINIQSATKAKLPEVCKNSGGIIGFSCKAFFWNVWEFCKEDVNRVLFSLKVGLSVLLVSLLILLQAPYEAFGTNIIWSILTVAIMFEYTVGATFNRGFNRALGSLLAGILAIAVAQLALCTGRVTEPFIIGTSIFLIGTVTSFMKLWPSLVPYEYGFRVILFTFCLIIVSGYRMGNPIRTAMDRLYSIAIGAFVAVLVNVLVFPIWAGEQLHKELVNSFNAVADSLQECVKKYLEDEGLEHPEFSKTVMDEFSDEPAYKKCRSILNSSSKLESLASSAKWEPPHGRFRHFFYPWSEYVKVGAVLRYCAYEVMALHGVLHSEIQAPYNLRITFQSEIQEAANQAAELLRVLGKDVNNMKRRLKSSLLKRVHSSTERLQRAIDMQYSYLLTSINSTDPSDNYSKPLPKLSISLSSNTPYDLSSQLTDLENNSLEKTANPPPSGTLSILARTESYHETMRKQSRRMHSWPPREVAVFEEEGGLGSDILPRMNALESTAALSLATFTSLLIEFVARLDHLVEAVDELSNKAKFKHEGF